One segment of Clarias gariepinus isolate MV-2021 ecotype Netherlands chromosome 6, CGAR_prim_01v2, whole genome shotgun sequence DNA contains the following:
- the vdrb gene encoding vitamin D3 receptor B isoform X1, with protein MQKNSVMESAVSTSTQVPDEYDRNVPRICGVCGDKATGFHFNAMTCEGCKGFFRRSMKRKASFTCPFSGSCTITKDNRRHCQACRLKRCLDIGMMKEFILTDEEVQRKKDLIQKRKDEEAQKEAQKPRLSEEHSMVISTLVEAHHKTYDDSYSDFNRFRPPVREGPVTRSASRAASLHSLSDASSDSFRHSPESGDSKLNLSSMLMMYQDQASSPDSKEDEGSRLSMLPHLADLVSYSIQKVIGFAKMIPGFRELTAEDQIALLKSSAIEVIMLRSNQSFSLEDMSWCCGGPEFKYCVNDVTKAGHTLELLEPLVKFQVGLKKLNLHEEEHVLLMAICLLSPDRPGVQDHERVESLQDRISEVLQAYIHVHHRGRLQYAKMIQKLAELRSLSEEHSKQYRTLSFQPEHSMQLTPLVLEVFGGQVT; from the exons TGATGGAGTCCGCAGTCAGCACATCCACGCAGGTGCCTGATGAATACGACCGGAACGTTCCGAGGATCTGCGGCGTGTGTGGAGACAAAGCTACTGGCTTCCACTTTAATGCCATGACCTGTGAGGGCTGCAAGGGCTTCTTCAG ACGCAGCATGAAGCGCAAGGCCAGCTTTACGTGCCCTTTCAGCGGGAGCTGCACCATCACTAAAGACAACCGGCGTCACTGCCAGGCCTGCAGACTCAAACGCTGTCTGGATATCGGCATGATGAAGGAGT TTATCCTGACTGATGAGGAGGTGCAGAGGAAGAAAGATCTGATCCAGAAGAGGAAGGATGAAGAGGCGCAGAAAGAAGCGCAGAAGCCCCGCCTCTCTGAGGAGCACAGCATGGTGATCTCCACGCTGGTGGAGGCGCATCACAAGACCTACGACGACTCGTACTCTGACTTCAACCGCTTCAGA ccTCCAGTTAGAGAGGGTCCAGTTACACGCAGTGCCAGTCGAGCTGCTTCTCTACACTCACTGTCTGATGCTTCATCCGACTCCTTTCGCCACTCGcctg AGTCGGGCGACAGTAAACTCAATCTGAGCAGCATGTTGATGATGTATCAGGACCAAGCTTCTAGTCCTGACTCAAAGGAGGACGAGGGTTCTCGCTTGTCCATGCTGCCTCACCTGGCTGATCTGGTCAGCTACAGCATCCAGAAGGTCATCGGATTCGCCAAGATGATCCCCGGATTCAG agagttAACAGCAGAGGACCAGATCGCGCTGCTGAAGTCCAGTGCCATTGAGGTGATCATGCTGAGGTCCAATCAGTCCTTCAGTCTGGAGGATATGAGCTGGTGCTGCGGGGGGCCCGAGTTCAAGTACTGCGTCAACGATGTCAccaaag ctggcCACACTCTGGAGCTGCTGGAGCCGCTGGTGAAGTTCCAGGTTGGCTTGAAGAAGCTGAATCTGCACGAGGAGGAACACGTGCTGCTGATGGCCATCTGCCTGCTGTCCCCCG accGTCCCGGCGTGCAGGATCACGAGCGAGTAGAGTCTCTGCAGGACCGTATCTCCGAGGTCCTCCAGGCGTACATCCACGTGCACCACCGCGGCCGCCTGCAATACGCCAAGATGATCCAGAAGCTGGCGGAGCTGCGCAGCCTGAGCGAGGAACACTCGAAGCAGTACCGCACGCTGTCCTTCCAGCCCGAGCACAGCATGCAGCTCACGCCCCTCGTCCTCGAGGTGTTCGGCGGACAGGTCACCTAG
- the vdrb gene encoding vitamin D3 receptor B isoform X2 translates to MESAVSTSTQVPDEYDRNVPRICGVCGDKATGFHFNAMTCEGCKGFFRRSMKRKASFTCPFSGSCTITKDNRRHCQACRLKRCLDIGMMKEFILTDEEVQRKKDLIQKRKDEEAQKEAQKPRLSEEHSMVISTLVEAHHKTYDDSYSDFNRFRPPVREGPVTRSASRAASLHSLSDASSDSFRHSPESGDSKLNLSSMLMMYQDQASSPDSKEDEGSRLSMLPHLADLVSYSIQKVIGFAKMIPGFRELTAEDQIALLKSSAIEVIMLRSNQSFSLEDMSWCCGGPEFKYCVNDVTKAGHTLELLEPLVKFQVGLKKLNLHEEEHVLLMAICLLSPDRPGVQDHERVESLQDRISEVLQAYIHVHHRGRLQYAKMIQKLAELRSLSEEHSKQYRTLSFQPEHSMQLTPLVLEVFGGQVT, encoded by the exons ATGGAGTCCGCAGTCAGCACATCCACGCAGGTGCCTGATGAATACGACCGGAACGTTCCGAGGATCTGCGGCGTGTGTGGAGACAAAGCTACTGGCTTCCACTTTAATGCCATGACCTGTGAGGGCTGCAAGGGCTTCTTCAG ACGCAGCATGAAGCGCAAGGCCAGCTTTACGTGCCCTTTCAGCGGGAGCTGCACCATCACTAAAGACAACCGGCGTCACTGCCAGGCCTGCAGACTCAAACGCTGTCTGGATATCGGCATGATGAAGGAGT TTATCCTGACTGATGAGGAGGTGCAGAGGAAGAAAGATCTGATCCAGAAGAGGAAGGATGAAGAGGCGCAGAAAGAAGCGCAGAAGCCCCGCCTCTCTGAGGAGCACAGCATGGTGATCTCCACGCTGGTGGAGGCGCATCACAAGACCTACGACGACTCGTACTCTGACTTCAACCGCTTCAGA ccTCCAGTTAGAGAGGGTCCAGTTACACGCAGTGCCAGTCGAGCTGCTTCTCTACACTCACTGTCTGATGCTTCATCCGACTCCTTTCGCCACTCGcctg AGTCGGGCGACAGTAAACTCAATCTGAGCAGCATGTTGATGATGTATCAGGACCAAGCTTCTAGTCCTGACTCAAAGGAGGACGAGGGTTCTCGCTTGTCCATGCTGCCTCACCTGGCTGATCTGGTCAGCTACAGCATCCAGAAGGTCATCGGATTCGCCAAGATGATCCCCGGATTCAG agagttAACAGCAGAGGACCAGATCGCGCTGCTGAAGTCCAGTGCCATTGAGGTGATCATGCTGAGGTCCAATCAGTCCTTCAGTCTGGAGGATATGAGCTGGTGCTGCGGGGGGCCCGAGTTCAAGTACTGCGTCAACGATGTCAccaaag ctggcCACACTCTGGAGCTGCTGGAGCCGCTGGTGAAGTTCCAGGTTGGCTTGAAGAAGCTGAATCTGCACGAGGAGGAACACGTGCTGCTGATGGCCATCTGCCTGCTGTCCCCCG accGTCCCGGCGTGCAGGATCACGAGCGAGTAGAGTCTCTGCAGGACCGTATCTCCGAGGTCCTCCAGGCGTACATCCACGTGCACCACCGCGGCCGCCTGCAATACGCCAAGATGATCCAGAAGCTGGCGGAGCTGCGCAGCCTGAGCGAGGAACACTCGAAGCAGTACCGCACGCTGTCCTTCCAGCCCGAGCACAGCATGCAGCTCACGCCCCTCGTCCTCGAGGTGTTCGGCGGACAGGTCACCTAG